Genomic window (Tripterygium wilfordii isolate XIE 37 chromosome 11, ASM1340144v1, whole genome shotgun sequence):
tgtattattttctcttcttgattgacttgtcttaacatctcaggaaaaatctcaacttcttcgtctatttcatagtcagattcaacattgttaatgggtgcatcaaaatctgggtcattaagttcgtcctctttattatcatcattttcaatcctgttaaagaaatgaatgaaagtggtattgagaatggagaataaaacttgaatgaagatgaagaaacatgaatatggatgactatcaggagattttcatttcatagaaaaggaaatatgaacaaagatagaacatgcaatcgccatactataaaatctaatgaaagcaaagtaaagcatgctcattacaaaagacccaaaagaaggccgtgagctaggcccacgatggtagtgcactcgggattactcttgcaggttcttgaaagatactgggagctccagactagtccagttgccaagtttgaagtttgagggacgcgagatgacaaggcaaggtctagcagctgaactctgcTCCTCTTCCACCATCGCAACTTGGAAttcttcaaactgatcacatatatttgccaaaattgccccagttacatcagtcgagtttccaagtggcagttttccaaaaactaccccagtatcagtcaaacttatcttgctctgcatccctccatacacaaaactgtcataaagccagggaatcggtttcttttcaactttcaattcctttccttctaGATGAGCgaacctcttcgcctgtttttctgcttgcaccCGGTTCCTGTCagccctagttggcttataacccaagccccaacgttctgAATATTTCACCATTTCTAGTGGCTTtttaattccctgtcgattcttaccaagtccttcttccgtgcgaaacccctttttcaacataaactttgctacattcttcataaccttggatacttgtggctttaaaggagaaagtccttccttcacatagctagcactagcaatttcaaaagattggaatgaactctcaatcccctccgccggagcatcaataggagaactgtTAGATAAGCTgacaaccatccattctgactggccttttactatataaacccttccatcataaacaaacttgagcatctggtgcaacgatgagggaacggctccggcagtatgaatccaaggtcgtcccaacaggcaactataggttggtgagataaaATGGCCAACAATTCTCGTGTGGTTTTTCTTCCATGGGTCCCATTCTAGAAGGACATATCTGGTTTTCAAAATGACTCGGCTATATCATCCTTTTGGggggagaaaacaaaaaaaaaaaaagagacagagaggagaagaaagagagaagaaaaaaggtttTCGGGGGAGACAAAGAGCTAGTGAGTGGTGGTAGCTTCCTATCAACGAGTTGAGTATGCTTGGAAGAACTAGGTATCCTTCACTCTTCTCATTTTCATTCCATTTCGATTTCTATTTGTGATTAGGTGTTAGATCTAAATAAAATGTGGTGATGTGGTTTAtgtttgctttgattttctttgctgAAATCTGTATTTGGAGGTCTACATTCGGTTTGATTGATCTGAGATGGCTGTTTTATCGTTTTGTTAGATATGGTTCACATTGCTAGTTCACTTTCTTTTCCTTGTGATTCATGGCTATGCAAGAACATGATTGAGAATCTtagctgatgatgatgagtatCTACTTTGATTTTCCTTGTTGGGATCTATATTGGGTTATGAATCTCACTTGTATTTTGTTATATATTGGGTCAGTTCATGATATTCACATGTTTTAcaaatattgtttgatttaaCTTGTTTATGGAGTCATTGTGTTAGAGAGAACTTGGAGTGTGGCGGTCATGGGGAATACTGCCACCTTTTTAGAAAGCATATGTTGTGTGGTATGGTAGCCATCCTTCGAGAttctatttgttaaatcataatCATTTTGGGACTATTTATTTGTTGGTCCAATTACTTTGAAATGATGGACTGTGATTTAAAGTGGatccatatcaatgttgttgtgAATGCATTTGTAGTTTATGAGGAATGTGCGTGTGTGTAGGTGGTgcgtttatttatatatgtatacatttgTGTctaagtatatattatatatatatggtgtgtcgtgtgcatatgtatatatatggatctGTTTGTATACACGTAGTATGgtttgtatatgcatatatcgtatatatgtttatatgtatatgtaaatctttaggtatgtgtttggtttgatattatatttgaatacccatattgaccccatttttgtgtttgtttgttgggtttggattgagttgaacaacATTTGGGtcgggatcaaggagagctcgaataattttaggattttgcttaagatattctgtattttttgttttaagtatgtatatttggcccttatgttgggcATATcaccccattaacatgtataacttggacattaattatttggattttatttatttatttattataagtatatgagtttaaaatgaAACTTATGATTCCCTTAATTGaaatgtaggtcatttcaattaagggaatcataagttgatttcctttatttggattatggaccttatttgatttcatttatgaatttgccataagttggcaataataggttaaattgatagatgacacttttccaaacaatcatttataccataagttggtatttaaaattaaacctaccaaaagttggtaggacattttatccttaaacaccataagttggtgtttaaaattaaacctaccaaaagttggtaggacattttatcattaacaccataagttggtgttttaaattaaacctaccaaaagttggtagtgtgtctccaaataaacactatcataagttgataagtgtgttgaaagtaataattcaaactttaacaattatatcttgcaaagagcaagtatccataagatagccatgaaattaattagggtaaccgttttcaaacgggagttgtggggtgcctaacaccttccccacactcaatcgatcctcgtacccttttctctggttcgcaagtttttttttcggtgtccaattgcactttaaatcaattggtggcgactctaaacattttcatcctcccacgccggtccgcgtcgtgaccccggttgcgacaactggcgactctgctgggaaAATCaggtttttaaacctaagagggtcaagcccatatgattaattgattggctatggttacttctttttgtatgactaattgtttgtttcccttatatgttagagatgtggatttattttgttgtggtaaagtatttgtcatctcatacatttacactcactgtagcctacaaGCCAGGCTTtgcctttagtattagagagggttgaccactattctcgtcagattccgtctccgcatgggtagtggaagatatcctcaccggatcgacttcccttaaaagttaagggaggagcttttgtcccaatagttgggattttaaaagcaacatgatctggaacctcgcggagtagttagataaacttacccctgcactttataaagccctagatccatagccgaaacctccagaaatttaggttaccccatgtaatggcatgttttatttttgtgtgatttattcatttgcagctgatgttttgttgtacacattcttaattgtaatttccattactggtTTCCTTTCCCATGGAATTCaaataggcacagtcattgcaatttggtttgataatattgtcaaaacatctttcaattgaaacaggATGACGTCAAGAGTGTCCATATATGAAAAGGTGGACATCTATGacgtaagagatgagttgagcagaatgcaatccgagcatggagatagtttgaaagaggaTGTCTTATTACCAAGGGTAATGAAGACAGAATTTCAGAGTCACACATTGCCACGTCTGATAAGTTTATGGGCAAAGGAAAGTCCGCAGTTAAGCCCggagttctcaaaaaaatatggtctcatagggagtctgctaagggtcgatacaccagtgacattgcttcaagcagctatttcatattgggatccggcatataggtgcttcacatttgggcaaatagatttctcacccacaattgaggaatatgctcagttactacaattggagcctcataatacaaaaatgtattacttccaggaaaacatgtcagctaaaaaaattattgccaagaTGTTGGGATATGAGAGTGAGAATGTCAAGAGGATGGGTTCATTCAAAGGGAGCAAGTGGTGCTTTCCAATTGAGGAATTGATAAAATATGTGGAGGGAAAGCCGAAGACAACATTGAGACAGTCAGCATTGGCGCTTGCAATATACGGAGctatattatttccttgcattcaaggatatgtggaagggagagtgatcaagctttttaatcaggtagatcgcggtgtgaacccagttcctgcaataatatgtgaaacgattcgttctctcaacttttgtcgtcgcaatataaaagcaaggttcaatggatgttCAGCTTTGCTCAGAATCTGGTTAGTAAGTCACATTAAATACTGTAGggagcttgattttccaaagattggctttaagGATCACACGCGGCCAGAAAGAAGACCGATATTGGAGTTCACAGAGGCAAAGTGGAAACCTGGCCACCCGAATATTGGAGAAtgggaaaagatcttgcaatccctggatgttcgcagtgtagaaggaaaagcaccttggtttttgcctgacacatttctatataggtgtggagattttccttgggtccctcttttaggcccgtggggagctgtcagtcaagcaccagcattagtatttaggcaaatagggtctaatccttgtattccagcaacacatgggttgttagatcttaatttttcttatgatgatggagaagatttgGAGTTGATTGTACCTAGGGTACGAAAGATACTTCAAGCATGGAAAAATCTCAAGATTACGAATCAAGGCAAACACACATCAGATGGTACCCTAATTTACTTTAAATTGCATGAGAAGAGGGGCAAAACTATTTCTGAAGATCATATCCAAGGAGGAAATACCCATAAGGAAAGAGCAAGGGTACCTCAGAATATAGCAGGGGAAAATGAATTGAGGTTTCAAGGAAATAAACATACGGGTCACAGAAGGAAAGGGCCTGACACTGAAGAAGTCGAGGACTTAACTGTGAAAAAGATTCAGAATTTAGAAGAAGCGTTACTGAGGATGACTCAAGAAGCCGAAAGCTATAAAAGGAAGTATGAGCTAACACAAGAAgagctctctcaagcaaagatacaagagatggaggaaatgaaagaactagaaagggtgagtaagaagaggaagcagTTGGAACAAAACAACATACAAATGCAATTTGAACTCCAAAGAATTGAGCGAGCAAATGTCACAATGGAAGTAGCCATGAGAAGAACgaatgaagaaattaagcgGCTAAGAGCGTTACATCAAGAGTTGCTAAACCATAGCCGGACTGAGATGGTCAGGCTAGCAGATGAGAATGAGGCATTACTTGATGGACTTGTAGAGAATCGTGAGGCACGGTCTACGCTTACCCGTCAGATTGGGATAGCAATGTGCCAAGTGACAAAGTTGTCTGCATGGGCTATTGCTTTTGAGGAAGAAGCTGCAAAGTTGAGCCAAACTGAAGTGCTTCAGGGGCCAGAATTCGGGAAAGTCCTACAATTCTTGGCCAATCTTCGCAAGGACCTAGAGATAATTGGAGTGCTCCAGCATGGAGGGTTTCCAAACTAGGGATTAATTTTATTGGACTATCATGTAAAAGTAAAAGTCgttttaatgaaatgatgttttgtttttattgtctttttaaattgcaatgactatataggattcacacacaatcatgcataagaaaaataacaaaacaagaaaactaacctTGTTACTTTTTTTCAAACTAGGGGAttttagtgcatcattaatcatagctttcaagaagcaacatcgtcacccctatcagactcgcctacaatcaagaattattgagaacatggagcaggaaatgggtgagcataatCAGAATtaggatatagctgaaatcaaagaacagatggccttattgatgaagaatatggccttgctgatgaaaggaaagggagtagctgaaaattctgaaacactagagattcctgagaatcatctgcaccaggaaataccaacttacccacccgggtttactcctattcgtaatcagcctttgcctggtttgcatcagcatcagtatgtttcccaacaggcaaccactcagaatccaacatatattcatccagttgagacccatgtgcatgataatcccttcccagttgATGCTAATATTGCAGGAGCTGTAACCGCCAGAGTAGTgaatgagggagttcagaatgaagaaaataactcaatggATGCCATTAAGAatttggaaaagagattaagagccatggagggtgttaatgtttcagggatgctgaatccggccaatttgtgccttgtgaagaatctgaatattccgcatgattttgtactaccaaaattcaatttgtttgatggcactggagttccattggatcatctaacgatgtattgtcgacgtatgcagccatatgcaagtaaTGAGAAGGTGTtggtgcattatttccaagatagtctgactggggcagctcaaaggtggttcaatacccttaatccttcgtcgGTATCTTCGTGGGAGGACttagctgaaatgtttatgaaacaATATAAgtataatgaagagaagatccctaccatttacgatctgcagaacacaacaatgaagaatggggaaagcttcagggagtttgctcatcgttggagggatttggcagctcagGTAATTCCGCCACTGTCAGAGAAGGACcttttgaatgcttttattgacgcCCTCCAAGAGCCTTATACGTCTAATTTGGCGGGCGGTGGTCATaataacctagctgatatgatacaagcaggagaacgagttgaacgatgtatgaagagaggtacctTGCATTATCCCATCCTTGACAAACCAGACCCAAccaaaggaagtaaaggcaaaaagaatgaagtgcattctgtgaattttgatccaAATCCCGTTGTTTATGGTGCGCCTACTTCAGAATATCgtcctagaagcaatgccccaaggatgtcaagcccaggagcttACTATAACCATAATCACACCCAAAATctttatccaccccgattcaacgtaccatcacccaatcaatacccacaaaacccaaacacttaccgaAACTTTCAAAATCCATACCAAaactttcaaaacccaaacacttaccaaaaccctcggccaaattttcaaaatccaagacccagaaggccagtggaacgttttgaccctataccCATGACATATGTTGAGTGTTTCACTAAGCTGCAAGCCCAAGGGGCAGTAGTACCAATACCAggaagagttcaccagcctccctatccccattggtatgatccaaattctacatgtctttatCATGGGGGTGCACCCGGACATTCAACAGAAGCCTGTATGCCTCTCAAGAGAttaattcaggggatgattgaagctaAATGGCTTAACTTGGATTCTGTGgacaaaccaaatgtcaacaacaaccCCCTACCAAACCACGAAAATGAAggtgtgaattgtgttggtgaaccgAGTGTCAtcaaaagatgggtatcagagattacAATGCCACTGAGTCAGTTATTTTACGTCTTAAAAgagcaggggatgattgaaatgataAGTTCATTTCTCCAAAGAAATCAACTTGATACAATGAAAacttgcaaatttcacagtggaatggaaggtcatactgttgaagaatgcaatgattttcaggagaaggtacaagagttgatggatttgaagataataaagtttgaggtgaagggccaatcaaatgaagtcaatgtCTTAGGAGGTTACTAccaaggaccaaggccgaattgtgtgaaaccttttgttttgcaatacTCTATAGAGGACAAGCCAGTGACTGTGACTCCaaggatagatcctttgtacaagaatgataaggctgtgccatggaattatgaggttggAGTTAGAGagaagcaaggagaaatggtagataatatttctggtgttagtggagttaccaggagtgggagatgttacataAGAAATGAGCCAGGGGACacggtagtggatcttgaagctgaacgtaaaagaaaagggaaagcaatacctgaaatTGAAGGATCAGGTctagaagaaggtctttttgtacgcccagaagagaaaaagaaagttgtaactgatgtggaagttcaggagttcttgaaaattattcggcagagtgagtacgtgatagtggatcaattgaagaaaactcctacaaagatttcgatcttggagttgataatgagttctgaaccacatcgacaagttttGATGAGGATGTTAAATCAgacgtatgtatcagacaagattcctacagaatcttttaatggcattgtgggaaatgtgttggcctcccatttattgtcctttacagaagatgatattccgcctgaagggatggggcataacaaagctttgcatatttcagccatgtgtcgtggaaaggaattagcaagtatcttagtggataatgggtcatccctcaatattttaccaaaggggacttttgaaaagctgccgattgacagatcctATTTAAAGCAAGTGCCGATGGTGGTGAGGGCATTCGACAGAAcgcgtagagagattatgggagaaattgaaatacctttacaagTTGCAagtgtaactttcaatgtaccatttgtggtaatggatatctcaccaacctatagttgcctgttgggacgaccttggattcatacTGCCGGAGTCGTTCCCTCATCGTTGcaccagatgctcaagtttgtttatgatggaagggtttatatagtaaaaggccaatcagaatggatggttgccagcttaTCTAacagttctcctattgatgctccggtggaggggattgagagttcattccaatcttttgaaattgctagtgctagctatgtgaaggaaggactttctcctttaaagccacaagtatccaaggttatgaagaatgtagcaaagtttatgttgaaaaaggggtttcgcccggaagaaggacttggtaagaatcgacagggaattaagaagccactagaaatggtgaaatattcagaacgttggggcttgggttataagccaactagggttgacaggaaccgggtgcaagcagaaaaacaggcgaagaggttcGCTCGTCtagaaggaaaggaattgaaagttgaaaagaaaccgattccctggctttatgacagttttgtgtatggagggatgcagagcaagataagtttgactgatactggggtagtttttggaaaactgccacttggaaactcgactgatgtaactggggcaattttggcaaatatatgtgatcagtttgaagaaTTCCAAGTTGCGATGGTGGAAGAGGAgcagagttcagctgctagaccttgccttgtcatctcgcgtccctcaaacttcaaacttggcaactggactagtctggagctcccagtatctttcaagaacctgcaagagtaatcccgagtgcactaccatcgtaggcctagctcacggccttcgttgggtcttttgtaatgagcatgctttactttgctttcattagattttatagtatggcgattgcatgttctatctttgttcatatttccttttctatgaaatgaaaatctcctgatagtcatccatattcatgtttcttcatcttcattcaagttttattctccattctcaataccactttcattcatttctttaacaggattgaaaatgatgataataaagaggacgaacttaatgacccagattttgatgcacccattaacaatgttgaatctgactatgaaatagacgaagaagttgagatttttcctgagatgttaagacaagtcaatcaagaagagaaaataatacagtcgcatcaagagttaactgaagtcgtgaatttgggaactgaaacggagaaaaaggaagtcaaggtaggagctgcctttgaaggagaaagcaaaaagaagttgatagatttattgcatagttaccaggatgtctttgcatggtcttatcaggacatgccgggccttgatacaaacattgttgttcataagttgccattaattccagaatgtacccctgtgaaacaaaagttgaggagaatgaaagtagacatgttgttgaagataagagatgaagtgaagaagcagtttgatgctggtttcttggcagtggcaCGATATCCAGaatgggtggcgaatattgtacctgtccctaaaaaagatggcaaagttcggatgtgtgtcgactatagagacctCAATCccgcaagcccgaaggataacttccctcttcctcacattgatgttttagtggataatacagccagaaattctaccttctctttcatggatggattttcgggttacaatcagatcaagatggcaccagaagatcgcgagaaaacaacttttattactctatggggaactttctgttataaagtcatgccatttggtctcaaaaatgctggagctacttatcagcgagccatggtcactctgtttcatgatatgatgcacaaAGAGGTTGAAgtttatgtggatgacatgatagcaaaatccaaagaaggtgaagatcatattgtgaatctccaaaagttgtttgatcgattaaggaagcatcagttgaagttgaatccagctaagtgcacatttggggcaacctcggggaagttgttaggttttattgtaagcaggaaaggaattgaggtagatcctgataaagtgaaagcgattttggagatgccaccccctcggacagaaaaggaagttaggggtttcttgggaagattgaattatattgctaggttcatttcacagttgacggctacttgtgaacctatttttaaattgttgtgtaaaagtaactctactgagtggaatgaagattgtcaggtagcgttcgaaaagatcaagcaatacttgaaaagtcctccagtgttgatgcctcctgtggctggcaggccgcttattctctatttgactgtttcagatagttcgatgggatgtgtgctcggacaacatCACTCATCatgaaggatagagcatgccatttattacttaagcaagaagtttaccagttgtgaagcaaattattcaacgttggagaagacttgttgctcgttggtttgggctgcgcatcgacttagacagtacatgctttatcacactacatggttgatttccaggatggatcctatcaagtacatttttgagaaaccttctctttcagggaggatagctaaatggcaaatgttattatcagaatatgatattttgtatgtcacacaaaAGGCAaccaaagggagtgcaatagcagattatttggcagagggagcgattgatgatactcaaactatggatttgaaatttccagatattgatgtcatgactgtgtcgatagaacaagagaatcaaaaaaaattggcaaaatggactatgttgtttgatggcgcttctaatatcataggatgcggaattggtgcagtattaatatcacctgaagagaatgttataccgtttacagctaagttgtatttcgaatgtaccaacaatgtggctgagtatgaagcatgtacgatgggaattcaagctgctattgatacggggattaagaggctacaggtctatggtgattcacagttggtgattaggcaattgaatgacgaatgggaaaccaaagatgacaagcttattccatactaccagcatatcaaaaaattaatcgaGTTTTTTGATTAGGTGGAGTTGGATCATATCccaagggaagaaaatcaaatagcagatgctctggcaacttTGGCAGcgatgtttgatgtagacccaaaaagggaagtgcaggtgattaaaatcgagaaacaagaagttcgaggttactgttcaaatttggagggagagcctgatggtgaACCGTGgcatcatgatattcaacagtacattgagaagaaagaatatccatcaggggcatcagaaaatgataagcgtaccatcaagagattggcaggatctttcttcttgagtggaaatgttctttataaaaggaatgatgggatagttttcttacgatgtgttgatattgctgaggctaagcaaatcatggaggaaattcatgaaggaatatgtgggactcactccagtggatatgcaatggcaagaaagattatacgtgcagggtattattggttaaccatggagagagattgtataagttatgcaaatagatgccacaagtgccagatttatgcagacaggacacatgttcccgttaatccgttacatgtgttgacgtcaccatggcctttctctatgtggggattagatgtcatcggtccaattgagccaaaggcttctaatgggcatcgtttcattttggttgctattgattattttaccaaatgggtggaggctgcttcattttctaatgtgacgagtagcgtggttgttcggtttttgaggaaagagattgtttgtcgatatggagtcccggaaagaattattactgataatggcacgaatttcaatagcaaaatggtgaaggatttttgcgaccagttcaaaattcgtcatcataattcgaAGCCATACCgaccgaagatgaatggggctgttgaagcggcgaataagaatatcaagaagatcatcgggaagatgacagagaattacaaagattggcatgagaagctcccttttgctctttatggttatcggacatcaatacgcacatctaccggggagactcctttctctttggtgtatggtatggaagcagttttgcctatcgaagtggagattccatcccttcgagtagttcgggaggcgggtttggaagaatcagaatggactcgaatgagatatgagcagttgaatttgattgaagaacgaagattaagggccatttgtaaagggcaattatatcaaagaagattgatgaaagcacataataagaaagttcgacctcgtagtttcagggaaggagatttagtgttgaagatgatcttgccacctcaaaaggatcatcgagggaagtggacaccgaattatgagggaccatatgtggtaaaaaaagcttttgaaggaggggcattaattttgacaagaatggatggagaagaattgcctaacccggtgaatgcagacgccatcaaaaagtattacccatagcaaaaaaaaaaaaaaaaaaaaaaaagaagagagagaaaaagaaaaaactcgctagattgaaaacccgaaagggcggtctaggcgaAAATTAGACCAACAAAAATCCcgctgaagtgaaaaccccttgtgggcgcttcaagcaaaaattagggaagaAGGAAAGTCTCTACTAGAGTGAAAATCCgtcctgggagcttcaagtaacattgagatcaAAAAGGCATAAAGAAAGCAATTGAGGGGAATTGGCAGA
Coding sequences:
- the LOC120008617 gene encoding uncharacterized protein LOC120008617 encodes the protein MLGRTRMTSRVSIYEKVDIYDVRDELSRMQSEHGDSLKEDVLLPRVMKTEFQSHTLPRLISLWAKESPQLSPEFSKKYGLIGSLLRVDTPVTLLQAAISYWDPAYRCFTFGQIDFSPTIEEYAQLLQLEPHNTKMYYFQENMSAKKIIAKMLGYESENVKRMGSFKGSKWCFPIEELIKYVEGKPKTTLRQSALALAIYGAILFPCIQGYVEGRVIKLFNQVDRGVNPVPAIICETIRSLNFCRRNIKARFNGCSALLRIWLVSHIKYCRELDFPKIGFKDHTRPERRPILEFTEAKWKPGHPNIGEWEKILQSLDVRSVEGKAPWFLPDTFLYRCGDFPWVPLLGPWGAVSQAPALVFRQIGSNPCIPATHGLLDLNFSYDDGEDLELIVPRVRKILQAWKNLKITNQGKHTSDGTLIYFKLHEKRGKTISEDHIQGGNTHKERARVPQNIAGENELRFQGNKHTGHRRKGPDTEEVEDLTVKKIQNLEEALLRMTQEAESYKRKYELTQEELSQAKIQEMEEMKELERVSKKRKQLEQNNIQMQFELQRIERANVTMEVAMRRTNEEIKRLRALHQELLNHSRTEMVRLADENEALLDGLVENREARSTLTRQIGIAMCQVTKLSAWAIAFEEEAAKLSQTEVLQGPEFGKVLQFLANLRKDLEIIGVLQHGGFPN